The segment TCAGGAATTGTAACAGTCATATAAAGTTAACATACCTGCCATATTTATCAATTCTTCATACATTTATTGAAGGATGTCACCCGGAAGAGAATGCTGGAGGACATTGATGGCAAGCAGATGCCAGCCAACACAATTTTCGCCATGTCCATAAACTTTCTAAAGATGGAGATTCTTAAATTGATGGCGAAGCACTCTGGATATACCATTGAGGACGTTCATTTCATCATAACAATACCCGCGGTCTGGACAGACGCTGCCAAGCAGTTTATGAGAGAGGCTGCCATAGAGGTAGAAGTATTCAGATAGCTTCCTTGTAAACAGTTAGTTAAGGAAGCCGTATTAAAAACTCATCTATCCCAGATATCTTCTTTGTACACAGTTCATTAAGGAAGCTGTCAGAATGATAAGTCTATTCCAGATAACTTGTATatcgtgaggatccgggttagaataggttctcagtaccccttacttgtcatAAGAGCTGActatatggggcggtccttcgtacgagaccgcaaaaatcgaggtcccgtgtcacagtaggtgtggaacgataaagattcctccctgctcaaaggccataagcaccgagcataggtctaaactttgcagtccttcaccggtaatgataacgtttccatatgagtgaaagattctcgagcgggacgttaaacaatattcaaccaaccaaccaatccTTGTACATAGTTCATTAAGGAAGCTGTCATAAAGTTGCAGATACCTTTCTTATTTGTACACAGTGTATCAATGAAGCTGACAGAGACACTGTCTAAGATAACTTCCTACACCACAGTTTGTGAGGCCCTAGACATATAGAGAGGGCTATCTTAGAACATCACCTTTGTTTTAATCATTGTGTTCAATTCGAAAACAGTATACTGATGTAAACTCTTTCATCgaagcttttttttttccttaccgtAAAGCTATATACCCATTCGATACTTTAGCAGCTTGACTCTGTACTATGAACTATCTAATTTCACAACAGTTTTAAAAGACcttaatttttgttatttcccagatttttgtattttgttgatttttcagGCTGGAATTCCGGGCGAAAACCTCACTCTGGCTTTTGAGTCTGAAGTAGCTGCCGTGTACTGTCGAATGCTCCCAAAGAAGAGTCTAGTCGGTCTACGAGGACGAGATCTTTTACAGTCGTTTAACAAAGGAAGGAAATTCATGGTTCTTGATCTAGGAGGTGGGTTCAGTAtacagattttcaaaaatcgaATTGAGAGAGGGCTAGAATAGGCTATACCCTTTCACTATTTGTGAATAAATTATTATGAATTCAAAcaaatgttattcaatttccAGTGTGACatcttttttcataattttataattttttatttcaggtgGCACGTGTGATGTCTCAGTGATGGAAGTCGTGAATGATGGAAACATCGAGCACATTCGTAAAGCAACGGGTGGGGCGTGGGGAGGCGGCAAAGTCAACGAGGAATTTACTATATTTCTCAATAAGATTTTTGGCGAAGACGTTGTTAATCAATGTTGGGCAGAAAATCCCTCGGAGTACTTGGAAATGGTTCGCGCTTTTGAGATAAAAAAGCGGAAAGTTTCAAAAGAAACAACAGATGAAGTCCCATTTAAGATCCCAGCAGAGCTACGGATGTTGCTGAAGTTAAAGACTGGGTTTGAATTGGAGGAGGTGATTCGCGAGACAAAATATAACGGCAAAGTTATTGTTAAAGGTGACAAAATTCTGATAGACCCTAACGTTTTCAGAGAGTTCTTTAAGAAAACCATCGACAGCATTATCAAACACATGAAGGAGATCTTCGATGAAAACTCCGGACGCCATATTGCTACATTATTAATGGTGGGGGGTTTCACCGAGTCACCTCTTGTTCGAGATGCTGTTCGTGAAGCGTTTCCCAACATGATGATCATCACTCCGAAAGAACCAAGTATGGCCGTGTTGAAAGGTGCTGTTCTCTATGGACAAAATCCCGAGTGTATTTGCTCAAGGATCTGTAAATGTACCTATGGAATACGAATTGCAAGACCGTTCATAGATGGCATCCACAGAGAAGAATACAAGGTATTGGTGGACGGGAAATATTACTGCAAAAACTTGTTTCAAGTCTTTTTCACAGTTGATGAGAAAACTAAAATTGGTCAGACATTCCGGTATCCGATTCATAATTCATATGAAAGTGAAATTCGACAGGACTTAAGGAAAGAACCAAAAATAACGGAAATTTATGTTAGTAATGACGCACATCCTCTCTACGTCACCGATTCTAACTGCACAAAACACGGACAGATCATCATGGAACCTCCCGGTGGAATGTGGCCAGAAAAATTTACTGGGTACGTGGAGATGGAGATCGCGGGAACTGAAATCGTTGGGAGGTTTGTCAACAAAGAAAATGGAGATACAAACATGATTTACCTAGATTTTCTTTCGTAAGCAATACCACTTGCAGATTCACTGAAGAAACGTCAGCGGATTTAGCTACTGACATATAAATTGAAGTTAACATTGGAAGTGATAAATCGTTTTTTGTTTCTTATTCGTGTCCATTCATCTGCTGCATTTGCATTGCACGTGGAAAAGCTCTTTGTCACTTATTAAAATCGGAATttcaatataaatcaaattcGTTTACAATGTGTTCTGTATTTATGCTGATGTGGTTAATTTGATGGTTAGTAATATGCTCGTTAagaaaaacactttaaaaatctaaatgaaAGGCCAATGGACCACAACGTCCATTGGGTCACCTTGATCATACAGAGACATTTTAGAACACTAAGAGTATATATAATTCTATACTTCGCGCATATATCTGTTCTGGATCCAAAATCATTGAATTCAGAAAattaaatctacactacaagAGGATACTTTCACTACATTTTACCCCTGTGGTTATTGTAGTTGTTGAGCAGATCCGAtccaatataaaattcagtttcAGTCTGCCGTTAACGTCTATGTTCAGTgatatatccaaatatgaaacagatgGAAAGGACTGTGTTGTCGTATTTTGAGGTCCCTGGGGTATATGGAGTcgatatattaaaaataaaaacactgaTCATCGATGTATCTAACAAGGTTACAGCAAGAGGTTTTTCTTGTCACGTAGAAGTTTTAGAATATATTCAGAACATCTATGctttttagataaaaaaaaaaacccatttctTAGCGACTATCATGGTGTAAAGCAAAATGTTTATTTAGGTTTGTAAATTTCTCTGTCTCTATTTGTATAAAATTTCCATTGGTACATTTTACGAGGAAATGTTATcggaaaatctttttttcttcttcattttttgtACAGGTGTGCTGTAAACATGTAGCAAACGTAtgaaaaaatatgtattatgaTGAACTGATAAaacgaaatacatgtacttagggAAAAAATCCACATAAAAATGCACATAGAACTGGGAACAGCAATTGCATGCACATTAAGTTACTAAGGAAACACATCGAACGCGGATTGATATTAATCTCTCTATTCCATTTATTGAAAAGGTTCACAGTACATAATGATAAAATCTGTTTGCATTCGGACAGTAAGCACTTTACCAAAAATCTTACATCTTGCAAATAACACAAAATGTGAATTATTTAGTTATGTTGAAATCATGGAAGCGCAAACCTATATTGGACATTATTGAAGAATGCTATATTTCATATCCATCATATCCATGGCGAACTTGAAATGACCTTTCAAGCAAACACCACGTTTTCTGCGAATcacaacaaaatatatattaaagatTTTGAATGCAAAAGAATATTCAGTCCAATAATTAAGAGAAAGATCAATccaataaacaataaatatttaaacCTCCAACCCacgattattttttttacgtAACATCGAAAACTCATTAATGTTCTTTTATCCTATCATTAGATGAAAATGGTTTAAAacccaaaatttattttacacaGTTTCAAGAATTTGCAATTGATGACGCAGGTTATGACGTCATAACACAAAAAATCCACagtcatgatgtcataatgaaaGACAGGTAGTCAATATGGATCGTTTGGATGATTATTAGGCTAATGTTTATAATAAACCATTAATTTTGGGGCCGAAATAGGCTCTTTAACCTATCTTTTCTACTTCCTACATTGCTGATATTTCGTTCTGCAGTTATCTTCCCTTCATATAGTTACAGGATACCAATCATAATATAGTCATAATTATGACAAAACATCGCCCACACGAAGGGAGCTTAGAGTATATGAATCAGATTATTCAGTGAAAACTATCTTCTCTGTCGTCTTCTAAGAAGTATTTTCTCTAATCCCATCATCGGAGCCTCGAATGCAACTGAGGCCACAAAGGCTGTCATAGTAGACAGAACAAGATGGCCAAGGAATAGATAGATCTGAAATGTATAGAAGGGAATATGTTCCAAACAACCAGAGACGAATCAATACATCAATTCTTACAATGATAAAAGGAATGTATCTATTCTCATTTATGAAGAGAACTCACCGCGTTGATGTCATCCATATAAAATTCTGTACGTTGGCTATATATAAAAGCATACATCACAGTGGCGTGAGTCAGATAGATGCAATACGAGAGTCGAGCTAGTGGAACAAATGGAGACCACGACAACAGGGTATTGACGAATCCTTTACAAAGTAAGaaaacataataataaaaacgGAATGTCTACAGCAGGGTGTTCGGACACTTCTTGGTCTTCTCTaagtaatttttgttttcaatgtggTCCTTAATTTgagatatttcaaataatgaaaCACATGTATTCGATAAGAAAATATAACAACTCCGAAATCGACTGTATCTGAACATTACCGCCATTTCCAGTAGCACAGGCAAATATAACCCAGCATACGCATGCTCCCCATACAATCTTATGAGTGGCATTGTAGAGAGCTGACACATCACGATTAAGGATATCATCCGGATGGGAGATAGGATCATGGAGTCCGTACAGGACTACGATAGCCAGAGTGGCGAAGATTAACCACAAGAGCAGATTCAAGAACTACGAAATAGAAAACTAACTTATCATAAGAACATAAAGGATGCACCACATGactgatgaaaaggtgaagataacagacagtgatcagtctcatataAGGCGGTTTACACTATAGAAATGCTGGTCCTGATACTCTTTTCACAAACCCGTGGCCTACTGTGCACGGGTTTAGAGGAATATGGTATTAGAAACCTTTGTTTAGCTAAGAACATGTTGAAGGTAATGATTAGTAACTGTCTATCGATATATTTAGACTGAATGTATGTACTGCCATTAAATGCTATAACATTATCTCCTTCTTCATCCTTCATTATTCCGGTAATAACATATATCAATTCGTCTGATGACCCTAACCCTGTGATTCTAATTCCATCTTAA is part of the Ostrea edulis chromosome 2, xbOstEdul1.1, whole genome shotgun sequence genome and harbors:
- the LOC125682349 gene encoding heat shock 70 kDa protein 12A-like; this translates as MSSLEKIPEIDVNDSDEPAEKPRTETHTKTDKERDRGPPTDRETGRATDREKGAASKKPGLKTDPNMMVMTEHKKNKMVVAAIDFGTAYSGFAYSLKHDFEIKPLRIMTNHWTVKGSGSMSLKAPTSILLNPDQKFHAFGYDADQRYTELAQKGLSKEWYYFQKFKMKLQGNMDVTRKRMLEDIDGKQMPANTIFAMSINFLKMEILKLMAKHSGYTIEDVHFIITIPAVWTDAAKQFMREAAIEAGIPGENLTLAFESEVAAVYCRMLPKKSLVGLRGRDLLQSFNKGRKFMVLDLGGGTCDVSVMEVVNDGNIEHIRKATGGAWGGGKVNEEFTIFLNKIFGEDVVNQCWAENPSEYLEMVRAFEIKKRKVSKETTDEVPFKIPAELRMLLKLKTGFELEEVIRETKYNGKVIVKGDKILIDPNVFREFFKKTIDSIIKHMKEIFDENSGRHIATLLMVGGFTESPLVRDAVREAFPNMMIITPKEPSMAVLKGAVLYGQNPECICSRICKCTYGIRIARPFIDGIHREEYKVLVDGKYYCKNLFQVFFTVDEKTKIGQTFRYPIHNSYESEIRQDLRKEPKITEIYVSNDAHPLYVTDSNCTKHGQIIMEPPGGMWPEKFTGYVEMEIAGTEIVGRFVNKENGDTNMIYLDFLS